The proteins below come from a single Metarhizium brunneum chromosome 1, complete sequence genomic window:
- the cpa1 gene encoding Carbamoyl-phosphate synthase arginine-specific small chain has product MFSRLAINLAKPAFKPAAAMAPRMAIQLRFISQATAGSTGRKMPSKPTKSTAPVESVPATFTIRDGPVFNGTAFGANANISGEAVFTTSLVGYPESMTDPSYRGQILVFTQPLIGNYGVPSNERDQYNLLKHFESPHIQCAGVVVSDVALNYSHWTAVESLGEWCAREGVPAISGVDTREIVTFLREQGSSLARISIGEEYDADEDESFIDPGQINLVKRVSTKAPFVVESPGASLHIALIDCGVKENILRSLVSRGASVTVFPYNYPIHKVAQHYDGVFISNGPGDPTHCQETVYNLSRLMETSSIPIMGICLGHQLLALAVGARTIKLKYGNRAHNIPALDLTTGQCHITSQNHGYAIDASTLPSDFKEYFVNLNDGSNEGMLHKTRPIFSTQFHPEAKGGPMDSSYLFEKYLDNVRLAKSKALEYRDNRPSQFMLDVLSRERVGVEPVPLASAA; this is encoded by the exons ATGTTCTCTCGACTGGCCATTAACCTCGCCAAGCCGGCGTTCAAGCcggcggcagccatggcgcctCGAATGGCCATTCAACTCCGATTTATATCCCAGGCTACCGCTGGAAGCACTGGCAGGAAGATGCCTTCCAAGCCCACCAAGAGCACTGCTCCCGTTGAGTCGGTGCCTGCTACCTTCACCATTCGA GATGGCCCTGTCTTCAATGGCACGGCTTTTGGTGCCAATGCCAACATCTCGGGTGAAGCTGTCTTCACCACCTCTCTGGTCGGTTACCCGGAGTCCATGACTGACCCGTCGTACCGTGGCCAGATTCTGGTTTTTACCCAGCCGCTCATTGGCAACTACGGAGTGCCCTCCAACGAGCGAGACCAGTACAACCTTCTCAAGCATTTCGAGTCCCCCCACATTCAGTGTGCTGGCGTTGTCGTTTCTGACGTAGCTCTCAACTACAGCCATTGGACTGCTGTCGAGAGTCTGGGCGAGTGGTGCGCCCGTGAGGGTGTCCCAGCCATTTCTGGCGTCGATACTCGTGAGATTGTCACTTTCCTCCGAGAACAGGGATCCTCGCTTGCTAGAATTTCCATTGGCGAAGAATACGACGCCGACGAAGACGAGAGCTTCATCGATCCTGGCCAGATCAACCTCGTCAAGCGTGTGAGCACGAAGGCCCCCTTTGTGGTCGAGTCTCCCGGTGCCTCGCTCCACATTGCTCTTATTGATTGTGGTGTCAAGGAGAATATTCTCCGAAGCTTGGTCAGCCGTGGTGCCTCTGTTACCGTCTTCCCTTATAATTACCCTATCCACAAGGTTGCCCAGCACTACGATGGtgtcttcatctccaacgGTCCCGGCGACCCAACTCACTGCCAGGAGACTGTCTACAATTTGTCCCGTTTGATGGAGACTTCTTCCATCCCCATCATGGGCATCTGTCTTGGCCACCAGCTCCTGGCCCTTGCAGTTGGTGCTCGTACCATCAAACTCAAGTATGGCAACCGCGCCCATAACATTCCTGCCCTGGACTTGACTACTGGACAATGCCATATTACCAGCCAGAACCACGGTTATGCCATTGATGCCAGCACTCTGCCCAGCGACTTCAAGGAGTACTTTGTCAACCTCAACGACGGCAGCAACGAGGGTATGTTGCACAAGACCCGACCCATCTTTTCTACCCAGTTCCACCCGGAAGCCAAGGGTGGTCCAATGGACAGCTCATACCTCTTTGAAAAATATCTGGATAACGTCCGTCTTGCAAAAAGCAAGGCACTGGAATATAGGGACAACCGCCCTAGCCAGTTTATGCTGGATGTGCTGAGCCGAGAacgtgttggtgttgagccTGTGCCTCTTGCCAGTGCCGCGTAA
- the GCS1_0 gene encoding ADP-ribosylation factor GTPase-activating protein, translating to MASKAMWEVDPETRSKLAALQKESKNNICCDCSAPSPQWASPKFGVFICLSCAGVHRGLGVHISFVRSISMDAFKASEIERMRLGGNERWRTFFEEHEDTQMRGITWEDATIAERYSGDVGEEWKERLSCKVENREYVPGEKKPAAPAVKPASSPALGGQRAGSRTGTPLSNSTSRSESPGNRGAGGKVKVDDRYFSRLGAENASRPDDVPPSQGGKYAGFGNTPAPAKAGQAGIPNFDELQKDPMAALSKGFGWFTSTVSKTAKTVNDGYIQPTAKQLAEGDFAKQAQLTASQFAKQAQMAGKSAQEGFNRFVEGNDSNHRRDAPLDASRKDFWDDFSSLAEQKKQTSSSIGTSAMGMGKKGSSVAQPTKKADDWDDW from the exons ATGGCGTCAAAGGCCATGTGGGAAGTCGACCCTGAGACGAGGTCCAAG CTCGCCGCCCTTCAGAAAGAATCCAAAAACAACATCTGCTGCGACTGCAGCGCGCCATCTCCTCAGTGGGCATCCCCCAAATTCGGTGTCTTCATCTGCCTCTCCTGCGCCGGCGTACACCGTGGTCTTGGTGTCCACATATCCTTTGTGCGCAGCATCTCCATGGACGCCTTCAAAGCGAGTGAGATTGAACGGATGAGGCTCGGTGGCAACGAGAGGTGGAGGACGTTTTTCGAAGAGCACGAGGACACCCAGATGCGAGGAATTACCTGGGAGGATGCGACCATTGCAGAACGATACAGTGGCGACGTAGGCGAGGAGTGGAAGGAGAGACTTTCGTGTAAGGTGGAGAATCGAGAATATGTTCctggcgagaagaagcctgctgctcctgcggTGAAGCCTGCGTCATCACCTGCTCTGGGAGGTCAGAGAGCTGGATCGAGGACAGGGACACCGTTGAGCAATTCGACGAGCCGGAGCGAGAGTCCTGGTAACCGTGGCGCTGGCGGTAAGGTCAAGGTTGACGATAGGTACTTCTCAAGATTGGGAGCAGAGAACGCCTCGAGACCAGACGATGTTCCGCCGAGTCAAGGCGGCAAGTATGCTGGCTTTGGAAATACCCCTGCACCTGCCAAGGCGGGTCAGGCTGGTATTCCCAACTTTGATGAGTTGCAAAAGGATCCCATGGCTGCATTATCAAAAGGATTCGGTTGGTTTACCTCTACCGTGAGTAAGACTGCCAAGACGGTAAATGATGGTTATATCCAACCGACTGCCAAGCAA TTGGCAGAGGGCGACTTCGCCAAACAAGCCCAACTCACAGCCTCCCAATTCGCAAAACAAGCCCAAATGGCCGGAAAATCCGCACAGGAAGGATTCAACCGCTTCGTCGAGGGTAACGACAGCAATCACAGGAGAGATGCGCCACTAGATGCGAGCCGTAAAGACTTTTGGGATGATTTCTCAAGTCTTGcagagcagaagaagcaaacGAGCAGTTCGATTGGGACAAGTGCCATGGGTATGGGAAAGAAAGGCTCCAGCGTCGCCCAGCCTACGAAGAAGGCAGATGATTGGGATGACTGGTGA
- the TAH18 gene encoding NADPH-dependent diflavin oxidoreductase 1, with protein sequence MTSSDRTVLVLYGSETGNAQDMAEELGKLCQRLRFTSRVEELDNVNLNELLQHQFVLFVISTTGQGDMPHNSLLFWKKLLRKKLPHDCLGQMKYSCVGLGDSTYLKFNWAARKLIRRLDQLGASTFIEPCEADEQFPEGIDGSFVRWADGLRKHLLKYYPDPKGRGAVPENEMLPPKWSLAPAIDKRAEVSRKSHFNGDTKKPPSTPPLNQLPLPYGLQATLVGNKRLTPEEHWQDVRLVSFDIPSSLQVNPGDCLTIYPKNFPEDVQKVITLMEWDAIADDPLDLSLCSLPPTLCPPSPSTLRDLLLHNIDINAVPRRSFLKSLSYFSDNEDHKERLLEFTTTEFLDEYFDYATRSRRTIIEVLEEFYSVRVPPSHLLEVFPLIRGRDFSIANGGKHLTPASPSPATRIELLVALVKYRTILRKPREGLCSRYITHLPPSTPLTVTLKPVLSPIHGAVNAQRPLIAMATGTGVAPVRSLIHERMTHKSSAPMILFFGNRNKDADYFFAEEWNALAGDKLTVFTAFSRDQREKIYVQDLIRKEAKLLEGLISQKAIFAVCGGSTKMADACKHAVFDPYIEGGDEVERKRILDGITWWQEIW encoded by the exons ATGACCAGCTCAGACAGGACCGTCCTGGTCCTGTACGGCTCCGAGACTGGCAATGCCCAGGATATGGCCGAAGAGCTCGGCAAGCTGTGTCAGAGACTGCGCTTTACCAGCCGCGTCGAGGAGCTAGACAATGTGAACTTG AATGAACTCCTCCAGCATCAGTTCGTCTTGTTTGTCATCTCAACAACCGGACAGGGTGACATGCCACACAACTCCCTCTTAttttggaagaagctgctcCGCAAGAAGCTGCCGCATGACTGTTTGGGCCAAATGAAGTACTCGTGCGTTGGTCTCGGTGACAGCACCTATCTCAA ATTCAACTGGGCAGCCAGAAAGCTTATCCGGCGTCTTGACCAACTAGGGGCCTCTACATTCATTGAGCCGTGCGAAGCTGATGAGCAATTCCCAGAAGG TATCGACGGAAGCTTTGTGCGCTGGGCAGATGGCCTCCGCAAACATCTATTAAAGTACTACCCCGATCCAAAGGGACGAGGTGCCGTACCCGAGAATGAGATGCTTCCTCCAAAATGGTCATTAGCACCCGCCATCGACAAACGCGCCGAGGTCTCTAGAAAGTCTCATTTCAATGGGGACACCAAGAAACCACCCTCAACACCGCCACTCAACCAACTACCTCTCCCCTACGGATTGCAAGCCACCCTCGTTGGAAACAAACGACTCACTCCCGAAGAGCACTGGCAAGATGTACGCCTCGTGTCCTTTGACATCCCCAGCTCGCTGCAAGTCAACCCAGGCGACTGTCTGACCATTTATCCCAAAAACTTCCCCGAAGACGTGCAAAAAGTCATCACCCTGATGGAATGGGACGCCATCGCCGACGACCCTCTCGATTTATCTCTTTGctccctccctcccacaTTATGTCCTCCTTCCCCATCTACCCTCCGCGACTTACTCTTGCACAACATCGACATCAACGCTGTGCCCCGGCGCTCGTTCCTCAAAAGCCTTTCCTACTTCTCCGACAACGAGGACCACAAGGAGCGCCTCCTCGAATTCACAACGACCGAATTTCTGGACGAATACTTTGACTACGCCACCCGCTCCCGAAGAACCATCATCGAAGTCCTCGAAGAGTTCTACTCGGTCCGCGTTCCCCCTTCGCACCTCCTCGAAGTATTCCCACTCATCCGCGGCCGCGACTTTAGCattgccaacggcggcaagcaCCTCACCCCGGCatccccatctccagccaCGCGAATAGAGCTCCTAGTTGCACTCGTCAAGTACCGCACCATCCTGCGCAAGCCTCGAGAGGGCCTCTGCTCCCGCTACATAACCCACCTGCCGCCCAGCACCCCCCTAACCGTCACTCTCAAACCTGTTCTGTCCCCCATCCACGGCGCCGTAAATGCCCAACGGCCGCTCATAGCCATGGCAACAGGCACAGGCGTCGCCCCCGTCCGCTCACTCATCCACGAACGAATGACGCACAAGTCCTCTGCCCCCATGATATTGTTCTTCGGCAACCGTAACAAGGACGCAGATTACTTCTTTGCCGAAGAATGGAACGCACTCGCTGGAGACAAGCTTACTGTGTTTACGGCGTTTTCCAGAGACCAGCGGGAGAAGATATATGTGCAGGATTTGATACGCAAGGAAGCTAAATTGTTGGAGGGGTTGATTTCGCAGAAGGCCATCTTCGCTGTATGTGGGGGCTCGACCAAGATGGCAGATGCATGTAAACATGCCGTTTTTGATCCCTACATCGAGGGTGGGGATGAGGTGGAGAGGAAGCGTATTTTGGATGGCATTACTTGGTGGCAGGAAATCTGGTGA
- the tcg1 gene encoding Single-stranded TG1-3 DNA-binding protein has translation MSATNVEKATDAAVNDVANTLSNTSISQPADDKAAANEAASASAAEGRRLYIGNLAYATTEGELKDFFKSYLVESVSIPKNPRTERPVGYAFVDLSTPSEAERAIAELSGKEILERKVSVQLARKPEPAGEKTEGANGEGSGAEGSRRRASGRGRGRGRGRGGRAARGGRAGDATEEKKEGETAIAATDAAAAPAEIEGTTEVQPLTDITNHHQNKTDSETKKNQTRPQRERRERGPPADGIPSKTKVMVANLPYDLTEEKLIELFKAYEPSSAKIALRPIPRFMIKKLQARGEARKGRGFGFVTLASEELQQKAVTEMNGKEIEGREIAVKVAIDSPDKTDEEANAPQEENKEATEAATTTA, from the exons ATGTCTGCTACCAACGTGGAGAAGGCCACCGATGCCGCTGTCAATGACGTTGCAAAtactctgagcaatacctCAATCAGCCAGCctgccgacgacaaggccgccgccaacgaggcTGCCTCGGCCAGCGCTGCGGAAGGCCGCCGTCTCTACATCGGCAACCTGGCCTACGCGACAACTGAGGGGGAGTTGAAGGACTTCTTCAAGAGCTATCTTGT TGAGTCTGTCTCGATCCCAAAGAACCCTCGCACTGAACGCCCTGTGGGCTACGCCTTTGTTGACCTCTCAACACCTTCTGAGGCTGAGCGTGCTATTGCTGAGCTCTCTGGCAAGGAAATCCTTGAGCGCAAGGTCTCTGTGCAACTCGCCCGCAAGCCCGAGCCTGCTGGCGAGAAGACTGAGGGTGCCAACGGTGAAGGTTCAGGTGCTGAGGGATCACGCCGTCGGGCCTCTGGTCGAGGTCGCGGACGTGGCCGCGGCCGTGGAGGACGTGCTGCTCGCGGTGGCCGTGCTGGT GACGCCACcgaagagaagaaggagggtGAAACTGCTATTGCCGCCACCGATGCCGCGGCCGCCCCTGCTGAAATCGAGGGCACCACTGAGGTTCAACCATTGACGGACATCACAAACCACCATCAGAACAAGACTGACTCGGAAACAAAGAAGAATCAGACTCGACCCCAGCGTGAGCGTCGCGAGCGCGGCCCCCCTGCCGATGGTATCCCTTCCAAGACCAAGGTCATGGTTGCCAACCTCCCCTATGACTTGACGGAGGAAAAG CTCATCGAGCTTTTCAAGGCATACGAGCCTTCCTCTGCCAAGATTGCCCTCCGACCTATCCCCCGATTCATGATCAAGAAGCTTCAGGCTCGCGGTGAGGCTCGTAAGGGTCGTGGATTTGGATTCGTCACCCTTGCCTCCGAGGAGCTTCAGCAGAAGGCTGTTACCGAGATGAATGGCAAGGAGATTGAGGGCCGCGAGATTGCTGTCAAGGTCGCCATTGACAGCCCCGACAAGACTGATGAGGAGGCCAACGCTCCTCAGGAGGAGAACAAGGAGGCCACTGaggctgccaccaccactgcTTAA
- the ETFB gene encoding Electron transfer flavoprotein subunit beta gives MSALRILVPVKRVIDYAVKPRVNKAQTAVETAGVKHSMNPFDELSVEESVRIREKKRAPGGVEDICAISAGPAKAQDILRTAMAMGADRAIHVDVKEGDDLEPLAVAKLLKKAAEEQKSNLVILGKQSIDDDANQTGQMLAGLLGWPQATQASKIEFGEGDSVSVTKEVDGGVETIRAKLPMIITTDLRLNEPRYASLPNIMKAKKKKLDKKTLKDFGLENEKRLKVLKVSEPTPRQGGGKVEDVDGLIGKLKELGAL, from the exons ATGTCTGCTCTAAGAATCCTCGTTCCCGTCAAGCGGGTGATTGATTATGCG GTCAAACCCCGGGTCAACAAGGCGCAGACGGCTGTCGAAACCGCTGGCGTCAAACACTCCATGAACCCCTTTGACGAATTATCTGTCGAGGAGTCTGTTCGCATCCGCGAGAAGAAACGAGCCCCCGGCGGCGTGGAAGACATATGCGCCATCTCCGCCGGCCCGGCCAAGGCCCAAGATATTCTGCGAACAgcaatggccatgggcgcTGACCGCGCTATCCACGTTGATGTCAAAGAGGGCGACGATCTGGAACCCCTTGCGGTCGCCAAGCTACTCAAGAAGGCCGCGGAGGAGCAGAAGAGCAATCTCGTCATACTCGGCAAGCAGAGCATCGACGATGACGCCAATCAGACGGGTCAGATGCTTGCCGGTCTACTGGGCTGGCCCCAGGCCACCCAGGCAAGCAAGATTGAgtttggcgagggcgacagCGTCAGCGTGACGAAAGAGGTTGACGGTGGTGTTGAGACCATTCGTGCCAAGCTGCCCATGATTATTACGACGGATTTAAGACTCAACGAGCCCCGGTACGCGAGCCTGCCTAACATTATGAAGgctaaaaagaagaagcttgaTAAGAAGACGTTGAAGGACTTTGGATTGGAAAACGAGAAGCGCCTCAAAGTGCTCAAGGTTTCGG AGCCTACGCCTAGACAGGGTGGCGGCAAGGTGGAGGATGTTGATGGCTTGATTGGCAAATTGAAAGAGTTGGGTGCATTGTAA